One genomic segment of Bombina bombina isolate aBomBom1 chromosome 4, aBomBom1.pri, whole genome shotgun sequence includes these proteins:
- the LOC128655584 gene encoding tetraspanin-10-like, with the protein MTFFLRKKTEEPNESSRLLTKGDAESQKATFGALHNRIQNGKAAIDLAEAVSPKRGLLSSPDVLISFIKYFMFFYNFVFSVLGLAVFGIGVWGLVDKQSLMPEQISNLGTDPMLFFVLMGLVVSVLSMSGCAGFLRENSCLLKLFSAGIGTLLITQLLSAAIIFSFREQIRNSAQNFLLVAVSRYQDDSDLRFIMDELQLGMECCGVQSYQDWEFNLYFNCSSPGVLACGVPYSCCIDPLENGTVPNSQCGYGVLEMGEILAGSRIYLGGCVPQLSLWLQHGMWDITTGLLLVTTVEVICILCARRMLENIKMIKSYW; encoded by the coding sequence GAAAAAAACAGAGGAACCAAATGAATCCAGCCGATTACTAACCAAGGGAGATGCTGAATCCCAGAAGGCTACATTTGGTGCCCTGCATAATCGTATTCAAAATGGAAAGGCTGCCATAGACCTTGCTGAGGCAGTTTCACCCAAAAGAGGTCTACTATCCAGTCCTGATGTCCTTATATCTTTCATCAAGTATTTTATGTTCTTCTACAACTTTGTCTTCTCGGTCCTGGGCTTGGCTGTCTTTGGCATTGGTGTCTGGGGGCTtgtagataagcagtcactgatgccTGAACAGATCAGTAACCTAGGCACAGATCCTATGCTCTTCTTTGTTCTTATGGGATTGGTTGTTAGTGTGCTATCCATGTCAGGGTGTGCTGGTTTcctgagagagaattcctgcctcCTTAAATTGTTTTCTGCAGGAATCGGCACCCTGCTTATCACACAACTGCTATCTGCAGCCATCATCTTCTCCTTCAGAGAACAGATTAGAAATTCTGCTCAGAACTTCTTGCTAGTAGCTGTGAGCAGATACCAAGATGATTCTGACCTGAGGTTTATTATGGATGAACTTCAGCTAGGAATGGAGTGCTGTGGAGTTCAGTCATACCAGGACTGGGAATTTAATCTGTATTTCAATTGCAGCTCCCCAGGAGTTCTTGCCTGTGGGGTTCCATACTCCTGCTGTATCGACCCACTAGAAAATGGCACTGTGCCAAATTCTCAGTGTGGGTATGGAGTCCTAGAGATGGGAGAGATCCTGGCAGGAAGCCGAATCTACCTTGGAGGATGTGTACCTCAACTGTCTCTCTGGCTACAACATGGGATGTGGGATATTACTACAGGATTGCTTTTGGTTACCACTGTTGAGGTTATCTGTATTCTGTGTGCCAGGAGGATGCTGGAAAATATCAAGATGATTAAATCCTACTGGTAG